The following coding sequences are from one Methanohalophilus halophilus window:
- the eif1A gene encoding translation initiation factor eIF-1A: protein MAYNNYNKKKNKNKQQSEGAQFTKVRTPRKDRNEIVATVSRMLGGKRLDLQCMDGVVRMGRIPGSRKRRMRIREGDVVLAVPWDIQDSKADVVWKYRRQEVAWLQKKGYLK, encoded by the coding sequence CTGGCTTATAACAACTATAACAAAAAAAAGAATAAGAATAAACAGCAGAGTGAGGGTGCACAATTTACTAAAGTCCGGACTCCGCGTAAGGACAGGAATGAAATTGTTGCTACAGTATCCAGAATGCTTGGAGGCAAAAGGCTTGACCTTCAATGTATGGATGGTGTTGTAAGAATGGGAAGAATTCCCGGTTCCCGTAAAAGACGTATGAGGATACGGGAAGGTGACGTGGTTCTTGCAGTACCGTGGGATATTCAGGATTCAAAAGCCGATGTCGTCTGGAAATACAGAAGACAGGAAGTCGCCTGGCTTCAGAAAAAAGGTTATCTGAAATAA
- a CDS encoding CDGSH iron-sulfur domain-containing protein has protein sequence MDKGDKTIIKVSKDGPYIVSNLNSLRNSKGVFIETKPTIAMCRCGGSGNKPFCDGTHMKNGFSGEKKEDRVPDNMDTYKGKAITIHDNRGVCSHMGHCTDNLPSVFRKGVEPWIDPDGADPEEIARIIRMCPSGALSYTMDGQLHKDYPHDAEVFVGKDRPYNVVGNIELEDPDGSRPETQDHYCLCRCGGSKNKPFCDGSHWYVEFKDEKN, from the coding sequence ATGGATAAAGGCGACAAAACCATTATAAAAGTATCAAAAGACGGGCCATACATTGTAAGCAATCTAAACAGCCTGCGTAATTCAAAAGGGGTATTCATTGAAACAAAGCCCACCATTGCAATGTGCAGATGTGGAGGATCCGGGAACAAGCCTTTTTGCGATGGCACACACATGAAGAACGGTTTTTCAGGGGAAAAGAAAGAAGATCGCGTTCCCGACAATATGGATACTTACAAAGGAAAAGCAATTACAATCCATGACAACCGTGGGGTATGTTCCCATATGGGCCACTGTACCGACAATTTACCTTCGGTTTTCAGGAAGGGTGTTGAACCCTGGATCGACCCTGACGGCGCTGACCCGGAAGAAATAGCAAGGATTATCAGGATGTGTCCCTCCGGAGCATTGAGCTACACTATGGATGGACAATTGCACAAAGATTATCCGCATGATGCGGAAGTATTTGTCGGGAAGGACCGTCCCTATAATGTTGTGGGAAATATTGAACTTGAGGACCCGGATGGCTCTAGGCCTGAAACCCAGGACCACTATTGCCTGTGCAGATGCGGTGGCTCCAAAAACAAACCATTCTGCGATGGCAGCCACTGGTACGTTGAATTCAAGGATGAGAAAAACTGA
- a CDS encoding citrate/2-methylcitrate synthase: MPPKLATAVFAIGRISGWIAHCLEQYSDNKLIRPRAKFV; encoded by the coding sequence ATCCCTCCCAAACTTGCAACGGCAGTTTTTGCCATTGGAAGGATATCGGGCTGGATTGCACATTGTCTTGAACAATATTCAGATAACAAATTGATAAGACCACGTGCAAAATTCGTTTAA
- the acnA gene encoding aconitate hydratase AcnA, which produces MDNNSVSFKARDTLNTRGKKSTIYRLDKLEENGLCKISSLPYSIRVLLENLVRNTDGKVVTEEDVKNLAGWKPGNVPKTDIPYIPSRVILQDFTGVPAVVDIAAIRSAMKRLGGNPEEINPVIPADLIIDHSVQVDCYGTSYARNCNEKYEFQRNGERYELLHWAQNAFDNFNVVPPGSGIIHQVNLEHLANVVHLREENGEMVAYPDTLVGTDSHTTMINGLGVLGWGVGGIEAEAVMLGQPYYMPIPEVVGFELRGELKDGITATDLVLTVTQMLREHGVVGKFVEFYGPGYRKLSLPDRAILANMGPEYGATMGFCPVDEVTLDYMRMTGRSEEHVNMVRQYCKEQGLFAESDAPVPEYTSTLGLDMGTVQPSLAGPKRPQDRIVLSDMSAAFHRTMKDVYSLKKGSEDFESDPDYSRWLEEGGYNVVEKTHPDHSGIMKIKCEGEEVDLNHGSVAIASITSCTNTSNPSVLIGAGLVAKKAVERGLKVQPFVKTSLGPGSKAVMDYLEAAGLVPYLEALGFHLVGYGCLTCIGNSGPLHEAVVKEIEDRDLTVASVLSGNRNFEGRISPHVKANYLASPMLVVAFALTGTVDIDLTKEPIACDPNGEPVYLKDIWPANGEIEQYCDKYVQPEMFEKEYANVFQGTERWQELDAPEGLLYDWNNESTYIQEPPFFQDFPLDIENMDDIKQARALVVVDDSITTDHISPAGSIHADYPAGRYLIEHGVAEEEFNSYGSRRGNHEVMMRGTFGNVRLKNKLVPGKEGSWTVYLPEGEEMPIYDAAMKYMENNIPLVVIAGKEYGTGSSRDWAAKGTQLLGVKAVIAQSYERIHRSNLVGMGVIPLQFREGENKESLGLKGNENYTIKGISEMKPGGELEVVARDPDGNEFTFNVTVNLNSDIEVDYCKNGGILHKFLRDKAKGE; this is translated from the coding sequence ATGGATAATAATTCAGTTTCTTTTAAAGCAAGAGATACTCTTAATACCAGGGGTAAGAAGAGTACCATATACCGTCTGGATAAACTTGAGGAAAATGGCCTTTGCAAAATATCTTCTCTTCCCTATTCCATCCGGGTATTGCTGGAAAATCTGGTAAGGAATACAGATGGCAAGGTTGTAACAGAAGAGGATGTAAAAAACCTTGCAGGCTGGAAACCCGGCAATGTACCGAAAACGGATATCCCATATATCCCTTCAAGGGTTATCCTGCAGGATTTTACAGGCGTACCTGCGGTTGTGGATATTGCCGCAATCAGGTCTGCAATGAAAAGACTTGGGGGAAATCCAGAGGAAATTAACCCCGTAATTCCTGCAGATCTTATTATAGACCACTCAGTACAGGTCGATTGTTACGGCACTTCCTATGCAAGAAACTGTAATGAGAAATATGAGTTCCAGAGAAACGGGGAGCGTTATGAACTGCTGCATTGGGCCCAGAACGCTTTTGACAATTTCAACGTGGTACCCCCGGGAAGCGGCATAATCCACCAGGTAAACCTTGAACACCTGGCAAATGTGGTACATCTGCGGGAAGAAAACGGCGAAATGGTCGCATATCCCGATACTCTTGTAGGAACCGATTCCCATACAACCATGATCAATGGCCTGGGTGTGCTGGGGTGGGGAGTCGGTGGAATTGAGGCCGAAGCGGTCATGCTTGGCCAGCCCTACTATATGCCAATACCTGAAGTTGTGGGTTTTGAACTAAGAGGAGAACTGAAAGATGGTATCACAGCCACAGATCTTGTACTCACAGTAACCCAGATGCTCAGGGAACATGGGGTTGTAGGTAAATTCGTGGAATTCTATGGTCCCGGTTACAGGAAACTTTCCCTGCCTGACAGGGCAATCCTTGCCAACATGGGTCCAGAATACGGCGCAACGATGGGATTTTGTCCTGTTGACGAAGTTACACTGGATTACATGCGCATGACCGGACGCAGTGAAGAACATGTTAACATGGTTCGCCAATATTGTAAGGAGCAGGGCCTGTTTGCAGAAAGTGATGCACCGGTTCCGGAATATACCTCTACCCTTGGACTTGATATGGGTACGGTGCAGCCCTCCCTTGCAGGTCCGAAAAGACCACAGGACCGCATTGTGCTCAGTGATATGTCCGCAGCTTTCCACAGGACAATGAAAGATGTATACTCCCTGAAGAAAGGAAGTGAAGACTTCGAGAGTGATCCGGATTACAGTCGCTGGCTTGAAGAGGGCGGTTATAATGTTGTGGAAAAAACACATCCCGACCACAGCGGGATCATGAAGATCAAATGTGAAGGGGAAGAGGTCGACTTAAACCACGGTTCCGTCGCCATTGCTTCCATTACATCCTGTACCAATACCTCAAATCCTTCAGTACTTATCGGTGCCGGACTGGTTGCGAAAAAGGCAGTTGAAAGAGGGCTTAAGGTTCAGCCCTTTGTGAAAACAAGTCTTGGGCCCGGATCAAAGGCGGTAATGGACTATCTGGAAGCAGCCGGACTTGTACCTTATCTGGAAGCCCTGGGATTCCACCTTGTGGGCTACGGCTGTCTCACATGCATCGGGAACAGTGGCCCCCTGCACGAAGCGGTAGTGAAGGAAATTGAGGACCGTGATCTGACTGTCGCATCGGTACTCAGCGGAAACAGGAATTTCGAAGGCAGGATCAGCCCTCATGTAAAAGCTAATTATCTGGCATCCCCTATGCTAGTTGTTGCCTTTGCCCTGACGGGCACAGTAGATATTGACCTCACAAAAGAGCCTATTGCATGTGACCCGAACGGTGAACCGGTCTACCTGAAGGATATCTGGCCTGCAAACGGTGAGATAGAGCAGTATTGTGATAAATATGTACAGCCCGAAATGTTTGAAAAAGAATATGCCAATGTATTCCAGGGAACTGAACGCTGGCAGGAACTTGACGCTCCGGAAGGATTACTTTACGACTGGAACAATGAATCCACCTATATCCAGGAACCTCCATTTTTCCAGGACTTCCCGCTTGATATCGAAAATATGGATGATATAAAGCAAGCAAGGGCGCTTGTAGTTGTGGATGACAGTATAACCACCGACCATATATCTCCGGCAGGTTCGATTCATGCCGATTATCCTGCAGGCAGGTACCTTATTGAACACGGCGTGGCGGAAGAAGAATTCAATTCCTATGGTTCCAGAAGGGGCAACCACGAAGTAATGATGCGTGGAACCTTCGGTAACGTGCGCCTGAAAAACAAACTTGTGCCTGGTAAGGAAGGTTCATGGACAGTTTACCTCCCCGAGGGAGAGGAGATGCCAATCTATGATGCTGCCATGAAATACATGGAAAATAACATTCCATTGGTTGTAATTGCAGGCAAGGAATATGGAACAGGCAGCTCCCGTGACTGGGCGGCCAAGGGTACACAACTGCTCGGTGTGAAGGCTGTGATCGCACAGTCCTATGAAAGGATTCACCGCAGTAATCTTGTAGGAATGGGAGTGATCCCCCTACAGTTCAGGGAAGGTGAAAATAAAGAAAGCCTGGGGCTTAAAGGTAATGAAAACTACACCATCAAGGGCATCTCAGAAATGAAACCCGGTGGCGAACTCGAGGTTGTAGCCCGTGACCCAGATGGAAATGAATTCACATTCAATGTAACTGTAAACCTCAATTCCGATATAGAGGTGGACTACTGCAAAAACGGTGGAATTCTACACAAGTTCCTGAGGGACAAGGCAAAGGGGGAATAA
- a CDS encoding FKBP-type peptidyl-prolyl cis-trans isomerase, whose translation MSIKEGDTIKIDYKGTLDDGTVFDSSENHEEPLEFTVGEGQVIQGFDDAVRDMEEGEEKEFRLEPSEAYGEYNDGLSQPVPKDNIQSDIDVEVGMMLLVKTPDGQELPAKIAEVGDEEVILDMNHPLAGKALNFNIQVKEISS comes from the coding sequence TTGTCAATAAAAGAAGGCGACACAATAAAGATTGATTATAAAGGTACTCTGGATGATGGCACAGTTTTCGACAGTTCCGAAAACCATGAGGAGCCTCTTGAATTTACTGTAGGGGAAGGTCAGGTTATTCAGGGATTTGACGATGCTGTCAGAGATATGGAAGAAGGTGAAGAAAAAGAGTTCAGACTTGAGCCTTCTGAAGCCTATGGTGAATACAATGATGGGCTTTCCCAACCAGTACCTAAAGACAACATTCAGTCAGATATTGACGTTGAAGTTGGAATGATGTTGCTGGTAAAAACACCAGATGGCCAGGAACTTCCTGCAAAGATTGCCGAAGTGGGCGATGAGGAAGTCATACTCGATATGAATCATCCCCTTGCCGGTAAAGCATTGAATTTTAATATACAGGTCAAAGAGATATCATCCTGA
- a CDS encoding NAD(P)-dependent malic enzyme, protein MKDLTVKSCMQTDDSLGKESLQLHEKNHGVLEVASKIRLDNIRDLSIAYTPGVAEPCKKIAENKDDVYKYTLKQNTVAIITDGSAILGLGNIGASAGLPVMEGKAIIFKELAGINAFPVCLDTQDTEEIIKTVKNIAPVFGGINLEDISAPRCFEIEERLKKELPIPVTHDDQHGTAIVTIAGLLNSLKLTGKKINEIKVVIAGAGAAGMAIAKKLLHTGVRPENLLVCDRHGIISRKRTEGMNPKKEEIAGFSNPEEVKGSLDDAVSGSDVFIGVSVPEILTEKMVASMNNDAIIFAMANPIPEIMPLKAFEAGARIVATGRSDCPNQINNCLGFPGIFKGALDTRATQINLEMELAAANALAAIVDEDGIEEDYIIPNPLDRRVVPAVAKAVADAAIKSGVVRK, encoded by the coding sequence TTGAAAGATTTGACAGTAAAATCGTGCATGCAAACCGATGACTCACTTGGAAAGGAGTCGCTTCAACTACACGAAAAAAATCATGGGGTCCTTGAAGTGGCAAGCAAAATCCGCCTGGATAATATCCGGGACTTAAGCATTGCCTATACTCCCGGTGTTGCCGAGCCCTGCAAAAAAATCGCTGAAAATAAGGATGATGTATATAAATATACGCTGAAACAGAACACCGTCGCAATCATAACAGACGGCTCAGCCATCCTAGGGCTGGGAAATATCGGTGCATCTGCAGGTTTACCTGTAATGGAAGGTAAAGCTATCATATTCAAGGAACTTGCAGGAATTAATGCATTCCCGGTATGTCTTGATACCCAGGATACCGAAGAAATCATTAAAACTGTCAAAAATATCGCCCCGGTTTTCGGAGGAATTAACCTCGAAGACATAAGTGCACCCCGCTGCTTTGAGATTGAAGAGCGACTCAAAAAGGAATTGCCAATACCCGTGACACATGACGACCAGCATGGAACCGCGATTGTTACAATCGCAGGCCTACTGAATTCACTTAAACTTACCGGCAAAAAAATCAACGAGATAAAGGTAGTTATAGCCGGCGCCGGTGCTGCCGGCATGGCAATTGCCAAAAAACTCCTTCATACAGGAGTGAGACCTGAAAACCTGCTTGTATGTGACAGACATGGAATTATCAGCAGAAAACGTACAGAAGGGATGAATCCTAAAAAGGAAGAGATCGCTGGATTTTCAAATCCTGAAGAAGTAAAAGGCAGTCTTGATGACGCTGTATCCGGATCTGACGTGTTTATAGGCGTATCTGTTCCCGAAATCCTTACAGAAAAAATGGTCGCTTCCATGAACAATGACGCCATTATCTTTGCTATGGCAAATCCCATACCTGAAATCATGCCCCTCAAAGCCTTTGAAGCAGGTGCTCGTATAGTGGCAACCGGAAGATCTGATTGTCCCAACCAGATCAACAATTGTTTGGGATTTCCGGGGATTTTCAAAGGTGCACTGGACACCAGGGCCACCCAGATAAACCTGGAGATGGAACTTGCAGCCGCCAATGCCCTTGCTGCAATTGTGGATGAGGACGGCATTGAAGAAGATTACATAATACCCAATCCTCTTG